One Opitutia bacterium DNA segment encodes these proteins:
- a CDS encoding LysR family transcriptional regulator, with product MELRHLKTFLVVAETLNISAAARRLHVSQPALSRHIHLLEHQVGHPLFVRHRSGLRLTATGMTLRDYGLKAVDAAETALQHARGAGSKEGTVVRFGYYGISVWENILAPAIEEFGRLHPAVTLNMVEESSVHLAADLQAGQLDVALLGEGDYRALPGVVTEIACTIPSLAVVAPEHPLASRRAVSLADLRDEEIIGFKHQDAPGKYRPFLEACRAEGITPRVSHVASIFPELCVAVRKRRGVAILSAFVRAVSHPGVVFLPLKPPGVPVSLYTAHAARASAAARDLVRILAGHAQQAARDTFRAK from the coding sequence ATGGAATTGCGCCACCTCAAGACCTTCCTCGTCGTCGCGGAGACCCTCAACATCTCCGCCGCCGCGCGGCGTCTCCATGTGAGCCAGCCCGCGCTGAGCCGGCACATCCATCTGCTGGAGCATCAGGTCGGTCACCCGCTGTTCGTGCGCCATCGCTCCGGCCTGCGACTCACAGCCACCGGCATGACGTTGCGCGACTACGGGCTGAAAGCCGTCGACGCCGCCGAAACCGCGCTCCAACACGCGCGAGGCGCCGGCTCGAAGGAGGGCACCGTCGTGCGCTTCGGCTACTACGGCATCAGCGTGTGGGAAAACATCCTCGCCCCGGCGATCGAGGAGTTTGGCCGGCTCCATCCGGCGGTGACCTTGAACATGGTGGAGGAATCCTCCGTGCACCTCGCGGCGGATTTGCAGGCCGGACAACTCGACGTGGCGCTCCTCGGCGAAGGCGACTACCGCGCCCTGCCCGGCGTGGTCACGGAAATCGCGTGCACCATTCCCTCCCTCGCCGTCGTCGCGCCGGAGCATCCGCTCGCGAGCCGGCGCGCAGTCTCGCTCGCCGATTTGCGCGACGAGGAGATCATCGGCTTCAAGCATCAGGATGCGCCGGGTAAATACCGGCCCTTCCTCGAGGCGTGCCGCGCGGAGGGCATCACGCCGCGCGTGTCGCACGTCGCGTCGATCTTCCCGGAGCTGTGCGTCGCGGTGCGCAAGCGGCGTGGCGTGGCGATCCTCAGCGCGTTCGTGCGCGCCGTATCGCATCCCGGCGTCGTCTTCCTGCCCTTGAAGCCGCCCGGTGTGCCGGTGTCCCTCTACACGGCGCACGCGGCGCGCGCCTCGGCGGCGGCGCGCGATCTCGTGCGCATCCTCGCCGGCCACGCCCAACAGGCCGCGCGCGACACGTTCCGCGCGAAGTAA
- a CDS encoding D-2-hydroxyacid dehydrogenase, with protein MSLTVWANHELRPGARELFYDSLARLGCRVIQSEKSSRSVLTPGEPDPTLLDADVAYGQPSPDDILRAPKLRWVALSTAGYTRYDRDDFRTAMRTRGTIVTNASSVFANPCAEHALAMMMTFTRELPRYIANKHAAREWNYTEGRYSIETLQGKTVVILGYGTIGQRLHDLLTPFRCRVIGVRRQPRGDEGIEMVRESEVGTVLGLADHVVNCLPDTPGTRRFCDAVFFAQVRRGAYFYNVGRGCTVDQVALQSALRSGQLRGAFLDALDPEPLPPEHALWAEPNCHITPHLAGGHREQDESLVRHFTGNLQRFVSGLPLLDRIL; from the coding sequence ATGAGTCTCACGGTTTGGGCCAACCACGAGCTCCGTCCTGGTGCACGTGAACTTTTCTACGACAGCCTCGCCCGGCTGGGCTGTCGCGTCATCCAATCGGAAAAATCGTCCCGATCGGTCCTCACTCCCGGCGAGCCCGATCCGACGCTCCTCGACGCCGACGTCGCCTACGGACAGCCGTCGCCGGACGACATCCTGCGCGCGCCGAAATTGCGCTGGGTCGCGCTCTCCACCGCGGGTTACACACGCTACGATCGCGACGATTTCCGCACCGCCATGCGCACCCGCGGCACGATCGTCACGAACGCCTCCAGCGTGTTCGCCAATCCCTGCGCCGAGCACGCGCTGGCGATGATGATGACCTTCACCCGCGAACTGCCGCGCTACATCGCGAACAAGCACGCCGCGCGCGAATGGAACTACACCGAGGGCCGCTACTCCATCGAGACGCTACAGGGCAAAACCGTCGTCATCCTCGGCTACGGCACCATCGGCCAGCGCCTCCACGACCTGCTCACGCCGTTCCGTTGCCGCGTCATCGGCGTCCGCCGCCAGCCACGCGGTGACGAGGGCATCGAAATGGTCCGCGAATCCGAAGTGGGCACCGTGCTCGGCCTCGCCGACCACGTCGTGAACTGCCTGCCCGACACGCCCGGCACGCGACGCTTCTGCGACGCCGTGTTTTTCGCCCAAGTCCGACGCGGCGCCTATTTCTACAACGTCGGTCGCGGCTGCACCGTCGATCAAGTCGCGCTGCAATCCGCGCTGCGCAGCGGCCAGCTGCGCGGGGCGTTCCTCGACGCGCTCGATCCCGAGCCGCTGCCGCCGGAGCACGCGCTCTGGGCGGAGCCGAACTGCCACATCACGCCGCACCTCGCCGGCGGACATCGCGAGCAGGACGAGAGCCTCGTGCGGCATTTCACGGGCAACCTTCAGCGCTTCGTCAGCGGCCTGCCGCTGCTGGATCGCATCCTCTGA
- a CDS encoding M13 family metallopeptidase: MKSPRLILVALAATLSAAAASAAVVPAQDLKFSVEHMDRSVSPGVDFAKYAWGGWGTRTAIPADKARWGSGDMLGENNWARVRSILEEAAEKSGAPGSIQQKVGDFYASAMNTDAINAAGIKPLQPTLDQIAAIKSVDDLIVAVADAQNHIGGPLFGAFIYADFKDNSKIRFYLAQGGLSLPTRDYYFDEKYAKFRDEFVVHIAKMFELAGATPEAAKADAATVFALEKALAEVSKSQTELRDPLANYNMMTRVEAAAAMPGFPLERYMSLAMIPASEQQIIVMQPKFFATLGTMLEPRLADWKVYLRYHALKDSAPFLSSAFEDESFRFFGKTLNGTPQQEPRWQRVAKRMDAQVGYAISELYVAKYFPPAVKARLDGMIAIMKDVLRDRIQKLDWMADATKTKALEKLASYRVMVGAPPKWRDYSGLSIARDDFYGNIRAASFFEVKRQLAKFGQPFDRDEFLASPHQVNAYNQPSANQLVFLAGILQPPYFDAEMDDAVNFGAICAVIGHEITHGFDDQGRLYDASGNLKDWWTEKDAAEFKARSDKLVNQFGAYEALPGLKVNGQLTLGENIADLAGVSIAYEALERSLVGKERKLIDGLTPEQRFFLSWAQVWKTKTRDDRMKFYLQADPHSPGEFRSYGPLVNLQEFYDTFGIKEGDPMWMKPELRTKIW; the protein is encoded by the coding sequence ATGAAATCACCCCGTCTCATCCTCGTCGCCCTGGCCGCGACGCTGAGCGCCGCCGCCGCATCCGCCGCCGTCGTGCCGGCCCAAGATCTCAAGTTCTCCGTCGAACACATGGACCGCTCCGTGTCGCCCGGCGTCGACTTCGCCAAATACGCCTGGGGCGGTTGGGGCACCCGCACCGCCATCCCCGCCGACAAGGCCCGCTGGGGCTCCGGCGACATGCTCGGCGAAAACAACTGGGCCCGCGTCCGCAGCATCCTCGAGGAGGCCGCGGAAAAGTCCGGCGCTCCGGGCTCGATTCAGCAAAAGGTCGGCGACTTCTACGCCTCGGCCATGAACACCGACGCGATCAACGCCGCCGGAATCAAGCCGCTCCAGCCCACGCTCGACCAGATCGCTGCGATCAAGTCCGTCGACGACCTCATCGTCGCCGTGGCCGACGCGCAGAACCACATCGGCGGACCGCTCTTCGGCGCGTTCATCTACGCCGACTTCAAGGACAACTCGAAGATCCGGTTCTACCTCGCGCAGGGCGGCCTCAGCCTGCCGACGCGCGACTACTATTTCGACGAGAAGTATGCGAAGTTCCGCGACGAATTCGTCGTGCACATCGCGAAGATGTTCGAACTCGCCGGCGCCACGCCCGAAGCCGCCAAGGCCGACGCCGCCACCGTCTTCGCCCTCGAGAAGGCGCTCGCCGAAGTTTCCAAATCGCAAACCGAGCTGCGCGATCCGCTCGCGAACTACAACATGATGACCCGCGTCGAAGCCGCGGCCGCCATGCCGGGCTTCCCGCTCGAACGCTACATGTCTCTCGCGATGATCCCCGCCAGCGAGCAGCAGATCATCGTCATGCAGCCGAAGTTCTTCGCGACGCTCGGCACGATGCTCGAGCCGCGCCTCGCGGACTGGAAGGTCTACCTGCGCTACCACGCCCTGAAGGATTCCGCGCCGTTCCTCTCCTCGGCATTCGAGGACGAGAGCTTCCGCTTCTTCGGCAAGACGCTCAACGGCACGCCGCAACAGGAACCGCGCTGGCAGCGCGTCGCCAAGCGCATGGACGCCCAGGTCGGCTACGCCATCTCCGAACTCTACGTCGCGAAATATTTCCCGCCCGCCGTGAAGGCCCGCCTCGACGGCATGATCGCGATCATGAAGGACGTCCTCCGCGACCGCATCCAGAAGCTCGATTGGATGGCCGATGCCACCAAGACGAAGGCGCTCGAGAAACTCGCCTCGTATCGCGTCATGGTCGGAGCGCCGCCCAAGTGGCGCGACTACTCCGGCCTCTCGATCGCGCGCGACGACTTCTACGGCAACATCCGCGCCGCGTCCTTCTTTGAAGTGAAGCGCCAGCTCGCGAAGTTCGGCCAGCCGTTCGACCGCGACGAATTCCTCGCCTCGCCGCACCAGGTCAACGCCTACAACCAGCCCTCCGCCAACCAACTCGTGTTCCTCGCCGGCATTCTCCAGCCGCCGTATTTCGACGCGGAGATGGACGACGCCGTCAACTTCGGTGCGATCTGCGCCGTCATCGGCCACGAGATCACGCACGGCTTCGACGACCAGGGCCGCCTCTACGACGCCTCGGGCAATCTGAAGGATTGGTGGACCGAGAAGGACGCCGCCGAATTCAAGGCCCGCTCCGACAAGCTCGTGAACCAATTCGGCGCCTACGAGGCGCTCCCCGGCCTGAAGGTCAACGGCCAGCTCACCCTCGGCGAAAACATCGCCGACCTCGCCGGCGTCTCCATCGCCTACGAGGCGCTCGAGCGCTCGCTCGTCGGCAAGGAGCGCAAACTGATCGACGGCCTCACGCCCGAGCAGCGCTTCTTCCTCTCGTGGGCGCAGGTCTGGAAGACGAAGACCCGCGACGACCGCATGAAGTTCTACCTGCAAGCCGACCCGCACTCGCCCGGCGAATTCCGCTCCTACGGCCCGCTCGTGAACCTCCAGGAATTCTACGACACCTTCGGCATCAAGGAGGGCGACCCGATGTGGATGAAGCCCGAGCTGCGCACCAAGATCTGGTAA
- a CDS encoding response regulator, translating into MRRFSADEYGTNPQVWTMIQRSDGVRYFGCYGGIAEFDGSTWQALPSALGSFRGFAQTPDERVYFTATSDVGWIDHAPDGSLRLQSILAALPPEALPAGPFAELAVYEGKLHLSTTKGVVRWNGQTVDRFWPLPGTRTARISLSGGRLFFRRMGTTEILELRGDEWIKVVDEPELKGKSVQFIVPAADGAPVIGVEPGGLFRANPAGRLVGWSTPADAILNGAQLYSAAALRDGTVAVGTFSDGLVLVSPDGRQARQVTLRDGLPSNVIQGIGTDRDGRVWLGTYNGIATFEWPPVFTVFDQRDGVDAAMIRSMCRYDGRIFIGGLGGVALIEPRATEQLDAAHVVRSAALESVNSAPVEHASGTVHGGPGGLKTLRDGKPEVLLPLEDNLIFLEPTPENPDRLLFAGQKGVGSMLYRNGHWQLEGYAAGYGQVSIIVRQATDGSVWARTAAGDGYRIKVPRLATGAPDWSRAEVTPFSAIPGWLTEKSVEWTLVNTPAGLAAMTQTGILVYDPRVGRFEPDQRFDRSGRPAGALFTLLDEPKAIWGVVFPNGRRPGGRNAMGRFVFEADGAARWIPLREDIGLTLGALAAHDVNADATAPGIYWLRGLNSVMRLDLARLAAPPPPHAPLLRSIRRDDQPLPLPDRSAALRLPWARSALTFQVAAPLSGLGDVRCESRLAGWNEEWSTPTARLTTTYTGLVPGEYVFEVRERDAQGRVGPITRVAFTLLPPWWRTPLAYALYFVALVAGIAAFVRWRLAASRREQARLERIVQERTRELAAARDEAEAASRAKSTFLAHMSHELRTPLNGIIGYAQVLLKDGTVAGRQRERVNIVHASGLHLLRMINEVLDFSKIEAGKIERHDAPFHFGQLLRELAVAHEAAAQGRGLVFALETPSDLPSHVSGDAQKLRQILDNLLSNAVKFTPQGRVTLRVARDGADRWRFAVSDTGVGLGPADRARLFQPFEQARSGRPAEPGTGLGLAITLRLVQLLGGELQLDSEPGRGSQFFFTLALPGVATPETAARPAQPLTGYAGPRRRILVVDDNAVNRSLLTDLLTPLGFSVAEFASAEEMLAAGPGELRGDLAFLDVKLPGLDGLELARRLRARGDSRAMPIVFTSASVLTFDRVAAEAIGCPDFLPKPFAEPQLNELLLRLLPLDWQHGAAPEVAVAAATALPRALLEQLLALADSGDIAALRAALAEARRSHANDVTLGQVETAAASYQLEQVRSLLRTALA; encoded by the coding sequence GTGCGCCGGTTTTCCGCCGACGAATACGGGACCAACCCGCAGGTTTGGACGATGATCCAGCGCTCCGACGGCGTTCGGTATTTCGGGTGCTACGGCGGCATCGCGGAATTCGACGGATCCACTTGGCAGGCGCTGCCCTCGGCGCTCGGTTCGTTTCGCGGCTTTGCGCAAACCCCGGATGAGCGGGTCTATTTCACGGCCACGAGCGACGTCGGGTGGATCGATCACGCGCCCGATGGCTCGCTGCGCCTGCAATCGATCCTCGCCGCGCTTCCGCCCGAGGCCCTGCCGGCCGGGCCGTTTGCCGAGCTGGCGGTTTACGAGGGTAAGCTCCACCTCTCGACCACGAAGGGAGTGGTCCGCTGGAATGGCCAGACGGTCGATCGTTTCTGGCCGCTGCCTGGCACGCGCACGGCCCGGATCAGTCTGAGCGGAGGACGGCTTTTTTTCCGGCGCATGGGCACCACGGAAATCCTCGAGCTCCGCGGCGACGAATGGATCAAGGTGGTCGACGAGCCCGAACTCAAAGGCAAGAGCGTGCAATTCATCGTCCCGGCTGCCGATGGCGCTCCGGTCATCGGCGTCGAGCCGGGCGGGCTGTTCCGCGCCAATCCTGCGGGCCGACTTGTGGGTTGGTCGACGCCAGCCGATGCGATTCTGAACGGGGCGCAACTCTACTCGGCGGCGGCACTGCGGGACGGCACGGTGGCGGTTGGCACGTTCAGCGACGGTCTCGTGCTGGTTTCTCCCGACGGCCGCCAAGCTCGGCAAGTCACTCTGCGCGACGGTCTGCCGAGCAATGTCATCCAAGGCATTGGCACGGATCGCGACGGGCGGGTGTGGCTCGGCACCTACAACGGCATCGCCACGTTCGAGTGGCCGCCGGTCTTCACGGTTTTCGATCAGCGGGATGGCGTCGATGCCGCGATGATCCGCTCGATGTGCCGCTATGATGGGCGCATTTTCATCGGCGGCCTCGGTGGCGTGGCGCTGATCGAACCGCGCGCGACGGAGCAACTCGACGCGGCGCACGTCGTTCGTTCGGCGGCCTTGGAGTCCGTGAACTCCGCTCCGGTGGAACACGCCAGTGGCACGGTCCATGGCGGCCCCGGGGGATTGAAGACGCTGCGCGACGGAAAACCCGAGGTGCTGCTCCCGCTCGAGGACAACCTCATCTTTCTCGAGCCCACGCCGGAGAATCCCGACCGTCTGCTTTTTGCCGGGCAAAAGGGCGTCGGCAGTATGCTCTACCGAAACGGTCACTGGCAGCTCGAAGGCTACGCGGCCGGCTACGGCCAGGTCTCGATCATCGTCCGGCAGGCCACCGACGGATCCGTCTGGGCGCGCACCGCGGCTGGCGACGGCTACCGGATCAAGGTCCCCCGGCTCGCCACCGGCGCCCCCGATTGGTCGCGTGCGGAGGTCACGCCTTTTTCGGCGATCCCTGGCTGGCTGACGGAAAAGAGCGTCGAATGGACATTGGTGAACACCCCGGCCGGTCTCGCTGCGATGACTCAGACCGGCATTCTGGTCTACGATCCGCGCGTGGGACGCTTCGAGCCCGACCAACGTTTCGATCGAAGCGGGCGTCCTGCGGGCGCGTTGTTCACGCTGCTCGACGAACCAAAGGCGATCTGGGGTGTTGTCTTCCCGAACGGACGCCGGCCCGGAGGGCGAAACGCAATGGGGCGTTTCGTATTCGAGGCCGATGGCGCGGCGCGCTGGATTCCGCTGCGCGAGGACATCGGACTAACGCTCGGGGCGCTGGCGGCGCACGACGTGAATGCCGATGCCACGGCGCCGGGCATTTACTGGCTTCGCGGCCTCAACAGCGTCATGCGGCTCGACCTCGCGCGGCTCGCCGCGCCGCCACCGCCGCACGCACCGCTGTTGCGCAGCATTCGGCGCGACGACCAGCCGCTGCCGTTGCCGGATCGGTCCGCCGCATTGCGCCTGCCTTGGGCACGCAGCGCCTTGACGTTCCAAGTCGCCGCACCGCTGTCCGGTCTCGGCGATGTGCGTTGCGAAAGCCGGCTCGCCGGCTGGAACGAGGAGTGGAGCACGCCGACTGCGCGGCTGACCACCACCTACACTGGTCTGGTCCCCGGGGAATACGTTTTTGAAGTCCGGGAGCGCGACGCCCAGGGCAGGGTGGGACCGATCACGCGTGTGGCATTCACGCTCCTGCCCCCATGGTGGCGGACACCGCTGGCCTATGCGCTCTACTTCGTCGCGCTCGTCGCCGGCATCGCGGCTTTCGTGCGCTGGCGACTCGCCGCGTCGCGGCGCGAACAGGCGCGGCTCGAGCGCATCGTGCAGGAACGCACGCGCGAACTCGCCGCCGCGCGCGACGAGGCCGAGGCCGCCAGCCGCGCCAAGAGCACGTTCCTCGCGCACATGAGCCACGAGCTGCGCACTCCTCTCAACGGCATCATCGGCTACGCGCAGGTGCTGCTCAAAGACGGCACCGTCGCCGGGCGCCAGCGCGAACGCGTGAACATCGTCCACGCGAGCGGCCTGCACCTGCTCCGCATGATCAACGAGGTGCTCGATTTCTCGAAGATCGAGGCGGGCAAGATCGAGCGGCACGACGCGCCGTTCCACTTCGGCCAGCTCCTGCGCGAACTCGCCGTCGCCCACGAAGCCGCCGCGCAGGGGCGCGGCCTTGTCTTCGCGCTCGAGACGCCGTCCGACCTGCCAAGCCACGTGAGTGGCGACGCGCAGAAGCTCCGCCAGATTCTCGACAACCTGCTCTCCAACGCCGTGAAGTTCACGCCGCAGGGCCGCGTCACGCTCCGCGTCGCGCGCGACGGTGCGGATCGCTGGCGGTTCGCGGTGAGCGACACCGGCGTCGGCCTCGGCCCGGCGGATCGCGCCCGGCTGTTTCAACCGTTCGAACAGGCGCGCAGCGGCCGTCCCGCCGAGCCCGGCACCGGCCTCGGCCTCGCCATCACGCTGCGCCTCGTGCAGCTGCTCGGCGGTGAACTCCAGCTCGACAGCGAGCCGGGTCGCGGCAGCCAGTTTTTCTTCACGCTCGCGCTGCCCGGCGTCGCGACACCGGAGACCGCCGCGCGCCCGGCGCAACCGCTGACCGGCTACGCGGGACCGCGCCGCCGCATCCTCGTGGTCGACGACAATGCCGTGAACCGCTCGCTGCTCACCGACCTGCTCACGCCGCTCGGGTTCAGCGTGGCCGAGTTCGCCAGCGCCGAGGAAATGCTCGCGGCGGGACCCGGCGAGCTGCGCGGCGATCTCGCGTTTCTCGACGTGAAGTTGCCCGGGCTCGACGGGCTCGAACTCGCGCGCCGCCTGCGCGCGCGCGGCGATTCGCGCGCGATGCCGATCGTGTTCACCTCCGCGTCGGTGCTCACCTTCGATCGCGTCGCAGCGGAGGCGATCGGTTGCCCGGATTTTCTGCCCAAGCCCTTCGCCGAGCCGCAGCTGAACGAGCTGCTGCTGCGCCTGCTGCCGCTCGACTGGCAGCACGGCGCTGCGCCCGAGGTCGCGGTTGCGGCGGCCACGGCATTGCCGCGCGCGTTGCTCGAACAACTGCTCGCACTCGCCGACAGCGGCGACATCGCCGCGTTGCGTGCTGCGCTCGCCGAAGCCCGCCGCTCGCACGCGAACGATGTGACGCTCGGGCAGGTTGAAACCGCCGCGGCCTCCTACCAGCTTGAGCAGGTCCGCTCGCTGCTCCGCACCGCGCTCGCATGA
- a CDS encoding response regulator, which yields MKSPTVLVVDDTPANVGVVLESLGSAGLRVLMAESGERALELLGKQAVDLVLLDVIMPGRDGFATFAEIRRRAEWADIPVLFMTAVDEPAQKVRALDAGAVDYISKPVHPPEVLARVRTHLELRAARRELERQNAKLEAEMAVRLDAEAQLAHSLDRAVIIADADGRVVFQTLAATHLLHKHVPQPPAGRLPAELRASDRIVGPAGTLLVQRFSGGNGGEPLQVVHLAEEFAPPGPAALVALGLTPRQAEVLYWIAQGKTNGETAVILGTSPRTVDKHVEQLLERLGVENRLAAAARANDVLRPAR from the coding sequence ATGAAAAGCCCCACCGTCCTCGTCGTCGACGACACGCCCGCCAACGTCGGCGTCGTGCTCGAATCCCTCGGCAGCGCCGGCTTGCGCGTGCTCATGGCCGAGAGCGGCGAACGCGCGCTCGAATTGCTCGGGAAGCAAGCGGTCGACCTCGTGTTGCTCGATGTGATCATGCCCGGACGCGACGGCTTCGCGACCTTCGCGGAAATCCGCCGCCGCGCGGAATGGGCGGACATCCCGGTGCTCTTCATGACCGCCGTCGACGAACCGGCGCAAAAGGTCCGCGCGCTCGACGCCGGTGCGGTCGACTACATTTCCAAGCCCGTGCATCCGCCCGAAGTGCTCGCCCGCGTGCGCACGCACCTCGAACTCCGCGCCGCGCGCCGCGAACTCGAGCGGCAGAACGCGAAGCTCGAAGCCGAGATGGCCGTGCGTCTCGACGCCGAGGCGCAGCTGGCGCATTCGCTCGATCGCGCCGTGATCATCGCCGATGCCGACGGCCGTGTTGTTTTTCAAACGCTCGCCGCGACGCACCTGTTGCACAAGCACGTGCCGCAGCCGCCGGCGGGCCGCTTGCCGGCCGAGTTGCGCGCGAGCGATCGCATCGTCGGGCCGGCGGGCACGTTGCTCGTGCAGCGTTTCAGCGGTGGCAACGGCGGCGAGCCGCTGCAGGTCGTGCATCTCGCGGAGGAATTCGCGCCGCCCGGGCCGGCGGCGCTCGTCGCGCTCGGCCTGACGCCGCGCCAGGCGGAGGTGCTTTACTGGATCGCGCAGGGCAAGACGAACGGCGAGACGGCCGTCATCCTCGGCACGAGCCCTCGCACGGTCGACAAGCACGTCGAGCAGCTGCTCGAGCGCCTCGGCGTGGAAAATCGCCTCGCCGCCGCCGCGCGCGCGAACGACGTGCTGCGTCCGGCGCGTTGA
- the mgrA gene encoding L-glyceraldehyde 3-phosphate reductase, whose translation MSSYTPAPNRYEIGRYARCGRSGLKLPRLSLGLWHNFGHVDALENQRALLRRAFDLGCTHFDLANNYGPPPGSAEENFGKLLRDDFAAHRDEMIISTKAGYLMWPGPYGEWGSRKYLLASLDQSLRRMGLDYVDIFYSHRPDPDTPLEETMTALADAVRSGRALYAGISNYDAKRTREAAAILKSLGVPLLIHQPVYNMFNRWVEPELLPTLSDVGAGCIPFSPLAQGLLTNRYLNGIPADSRAGRGVSPFLPTERITPEVLAKIRALNDVAVARGATLAQLAVLWLFRRPEITTVLIGASKVAQLDDLHGALAQPPLGADELAKIESILG comes from the coding sequence ATGTCGTCCTACACCCCTGCCCCGAATCGCTACGAAATCGGCCGCTACGCGCGTTGCGGCCGCTCCGGCCTGAAGCTCCCGCGTCTCTCGCTCGGCCTCTGGCACAACTTCGGCCACGTCGACGCGCTTGAGAACCAGCGCGCGCTGCTGCGGCGCGCCTTCGATCTCGGCTGCACGCATTTCGACCTCGCCAACAACTACGGCCCGCCGCCCGGCAGCGCAGAGGAGAACTTCGGCAAATTGCTCCGCGACGACTTCGCCGCGCACCGCGACGAGATGATCATCTCCACCAAGGCCGGCTACCTGATGTGGCCCGGCCCCTACGGCGAATGGGGCTCGCGCAAATACCTCCTCGCCTCACTCGACCAGAGCCTGCGCCGCATGGGCCTCGACTACGTCGACATTTTTTACTCACACCGGCCCGATCCCGACACGCCGCTCGAGGAAACGATGACCGCGCTCGCCGACGCCGTGCGCAGCGGCCGCGCGCTCTACGCCGGCATTTCCAACTACGACGCCAAGCGCACGCGCGAAGCCGCCGCGATCCTCAAGTCCCTCGGCGTCCCGCTGCTCATCCACCAGCCGGTCTACAACATGTTCAACCGCTGGGTGGAGCCGGAGCTGCTCCCGACGCTCAGCGACGTCGGCGCGGGCTGCATCCCGTTCTCGCCGCTCGCGCAAGGCCTGCTCACCAACCGCTACCTCAACGGCATCCCGGCCGACTCGCGCGCCGGACGCGGCGTGTCGCCGTTCCTGCCGACCGAGCGCATCACGCCGGAAGTGCTCGCGAAAATCCGCGCGCTCAACGACGTCGCCGTCGCTCGCGGCGCGACGCTCGCGCAGCTCGCGGTGCTCTGGCTCTTCCGTCGCCCCGAAATCACCACGGTGCTCATCGGCGCCAGCAAAGTCGCGCAACTCGACGACCTGCACGGCGCGCTCGCCCAGCCGCCGCTCGGCGCGGACGAGCTGGCGAAGATCGAATCGATTCTCGGGTGA
- a CDS encoding GNAT family N-acetyltransferase: MNPLLPPAFTLRQWRDDDLDAFAEMNADPELMRHMPAALTREESAATLARVRDGIAARGWGLWAVEVDGELAGWTGLNPPAWTAHFTPCVEVGWRLRRKFWGRGLATAAAREAVRYGFETLQLGEIVSFTVLANERSWRVMERLGFTRDLAGDFDHPRLPEGHPLRRHILYRKKNPARRE; encoded by the coding sequence ATGAATCCGCTCCTGCCGCCCGCGTTCACGCTGCGCCAATGGCGTGACGACGATCTCGATGCGTTCGCCGAGATGAACGCGGACCCGGAGTTGATGCGGCACATGCCGGCGGCGCTGACGCGCGAGGAGTCCGCGGCGACGCTGGCGCGCGTGCGCGATGGCATCGCGGCGCGCGGCTGGGGCTTGTGGGCGGTGGAGGTCGACGGCGAGCTGGCCGGTTGGACGGGGTTGAACCCGCCAGCGTGGACGGCGCACTTCACGCCCTGCGTGGAAGTGGGCTGGCGCTTGCGGCGCAAATTCTGGGGGCGCGGCCTCGCGACCGCCGCGGCGCGCGAGGCGGTGCGCTACGGTTTCGAGACGTTGCAGCTCGGCGAGATCGTGTCGTTCACCGTGCTCGCGAACGAGCGTTCGTGGCGCGTGATGGAGCGGCTCGGTTTCACGCGCGACCTCGCGGGCGACTTCGATCATCCGCGCTTGCCGGAGGGGCATCCGTTGCGCCGGCACATCCTTTATCGGAAGAAAAACCCGGCGCGCCGGGAATAA
- a CDS encoding DoxX family protein codes for MNPRTLLDAFDRFASHLQAPLLFLLRAYWGVSFAQTGWGKLMHLERTTEFFASLNLPAPKLNAIAAGSTEMLGGVLLALGLFARPAAVPLAFTMIVAYLTADREAVQAIFSDTDKFTGAAPFLFLLVSLLVLAFGPGKWSLDHVRARKGGAR; via the coding sequence ATGAATCCGCGCACGCTCCTCGACGCTTTCGACCGCTTTGCTTCCCACTTGCAGGCCCCGCTGCTGTTCTTGCTCCGCGCTTACTGGGGCGTGTCGTTCGCGCAGACGGGCTGGGGCAAGCTGATGCACCTCGAGCGCACGACCGAATTTTTCGCTTCGCTCAACCTCCCTGCGCCGAAGCTCAACGCGATCGCGGCCGGGTCGACGGAGATGCTCGGTGGCGTGTTGCTGGCGCTGGGGTTGTTTGCGCGGCCGGCGGCGGTGCCGCTGGCGTTCACGATGATCGTGGCGTATCTGACGGCTGATCGCGAGGCGGTGCAGGCGATCTTCAGCGACACCGACAAGTTCACGGGCGCGGCGCCGTTCCTCTTTTTGCTCGTCTCGCTGCTCGTGCTCGCGTTCGGGCCGGGCAAGTGGTCGCTGGATCATGTTCGCGCTCGCAAGGGTGGGGCGAGGTGA